The nucleotide window TTCACCGTCGCCTCCGCTTACGCCGACCGTGACGTCACTTTCCGACGCCTCATCAAAATCGTCCCTAACATCTGGAAAAAACTCTTCATCACCTTCGTATTCATCTACTTCACTTTATTCATCTACAACGTGTTAACCGGCTTCGTTTTGTTCATCTTCAGATCTATTTTCGGTTACACAGTTTTCGGATCTGTTATCATGCTACTCATCCTGTTAGTCTATGTGCTAGTTTTTTTGTATCTATCCGTTGTGTGGCAACTGGCTAGTGTAGTTACAGTTCTGGAAAACGTCAACGGATATACAGCGATGCAGAAAGGGAAACAGTTGGCGAACGGGAAGAAGGCGGTAGGGATGGGGATTGCGTTCGTGTTGTATGGTTTATTGTTAGGGTTAGTGCTTGTGTACGAATTGTTTGTTGAGTATGGTGATGATGTGGCTGGATTATTGATGATTTGGAGGGTGTTGATTGGGGTATTATGTGGAGTTTTGTTTATGAAGTTGTTTTTGGTGTTTATTGTGGCGCAAACGGTGTTGTATCTGGTGTGTAAGTCGTATCATCGAGAGGTTGTTGATAAGGTGTGTTTGTCGACGTTTTTGAGTGGGTATGTTGGCGAGACGGTTGTGTATCCGAAGCCTGGTGAGGAAATTCAGCTTGGAAGAGCTCAGCCTCAAACTCCAGCTCAAATGGTGTAAAAAGGTGTGTTAAGTTGTACGTTATGCATATTTTGT belongs to Helianthus annuus cultivar XRQ/B chromosome 5, HanXRQr2.0-SUNRISE, whole genome shotgun sequence and includes:
- the LOC110944105 gene encoding NADH-ubiquinone oxidoreductase chain 5, encoding MNTPEEQMKDVGFFGIFNHTFKAIISRRKLFTQITLTLILPLTLIFLAHYQISNHFFSRLENSYIITYGYDTRYRSITVTDWLHYWLFKILYFTILLIFSLLSTAAVVFTVASAYADRDVTFRRLIKIVPNIWKKLFITFVFIYFTLFIYNVLTGFVLFIFRSIFGYTVFGSVIMLLILLVYVLVFLYLSVVWQLASVVTVLENVNGYTAMQKGKQLANGKKAVGMGIAFVLYGLLLGLVLVYELFVEYGDDVAGLLMIWRVLIGVLCGVLFMKLFLVFIVAQTVLYLVCKSYHREVVDKVCLSTFLSGYVGETVVYPKPGEEIQLGRAQPQTPAQMV